The following nucleotide sequence is from Amia ocellicauda isolate fAmiCal2 chromosome 14, fAmiCal2.hap1, whole genome shotgun sequence.
taattgctGAGCTGGTTACTTGTCTTAATCGTGGAACTGAGTAGAGCTGAGATGTTTGTTGGGTATTTGTAAATGGATAGGTGGTTTCTGGTGTAATTGGAGACTGgtgttaattagttaattagctGATGGGTTAATTGCTGCGGCTGATGTTGGCAGGGAGTGCACCCCCACCCTGCAGTGTTCCAGGACGTCACGATGGCCAGCGTTCAGCAAGGGGAGACCTTACCACAGGTCagactctcgctctctctctctctctttcaatgcaattcaatttcaatttaaggtgctttattgggaaatctgtgttgccaaagcaattggacattacatacatgtattgaaaataaataaaataatacatcacaatgctttataaaattgtatatataaatctcactctctcgctctccctctttctctatCTCTATATATTCCTATCTCACtctacactctctctctttctacactctctcgctctccctccctctcttgaTACTATTTCATGATACTATGTAATGATTGTTGTTCCTGTGATAACGATGCTGTGCTGTTGTGATGTTTGGTTGTGTTGTTGCGATATTCTGACGTTGCACTGTGATGGTCTGTGTGaggctgtgttttttgttgtcataTTCTGTTGTTGtgatgttgtgttgttgttgctgcttttCAGGCTCCCGTGGTTGCCAGCCCGGACTCTGTACTGGCTGGGGGGGCAGCTGGGAACATGGTAACAGAGACGGACTCCATCCCGCTACAGTACCCCCTGACTATTGGCCCCGCCCCCATAATGTCCCCCACCCACGTCCCCGCCCAGTCGCTCCGAGCCACGCCCCCTTCACTGCCCCCCAACTCTCACACAGGTACACAACTCCccctctctgcctgtgtgtgtttgtgtttcacagTGATCACACTGTATTGATATTAAATGGACCGATTACAGTCTGTGTTCAGGAGAGAAATGGGTCACAGAGAACAATGACATCACTGTgacatcactctctctctcttgccccACCCTACCCTTTCCCTCACTCAGTAGGGGAGTGCAGTGTCTGTGGTAACACCCCGACTCTCTCCTGCCCTCCCTGTGGCTCCACCCTGTTCTGCGAGACATGTGACCTCGTGTTCCACCGCCACCCAGGGAGAGCCAATCACAACAGAGAACCCCTCCGCAATGTGCCTGGTGAGCGAATCGCTATGGAGTcgccaattaatcaattactaATCAACAAAGACTGATTAGCCCAGTCAGTGTATCAGGGGTTAAAGGAtaaccctctctccccctctctttccctctctttctctctctctctcaccctacAGACAGCTGCACCATTTGTGGAATATTCCCCGTCTCCGTCCACTGCCCCTCCTGCATCCAATGGCTGTGCTCAGACTGTGACCGACTGTACCACAGTCACCCGGCCAGGGGGGGACACCGGCGCAGCTCTGTGGCATCTCCCAGCCCCCGGAGGCTCCAGAGctgcaggtgagagagagaacgagagagagaggtggataCTGTGGGTGGATACTGTCCTACAGTGTCCAACAGAGATGGAGTATTGAGCGAGACCCTGTCCTGGTCTCCAGACCGGCATTAAGGCCAAACTGTGGGGTCTTGGTCTCGGCACCTCTGGTCTGGATCAGGGTCTCGGCATGTCAGTCGAGGGTACATAGATTGTATAAAAATAGATTGCCTTTCGATTTCGGACAGACTCGGACTCACCCCAGGGGGAACACCTGACCGATCGAACTTCCATGATTGGTTGGCCTCCTCTATATAAACAGGAAGCCAACAGTCTTTGTTGGTTGGAAAGGCAGGTAAAGGCCGGTAAAGGCCCCTGACTGTTGGCTTGTTAGTGTTTATTTAAAGCAGGGTTTCACAAGGTCTGGTGATGGAGGTccaatttccagaggttgcaCAGGATGGGAGGCCGCAGTAGAACATTAACCACAGATAAAAATGATATATGTCCTGAATCAtacctatttattttatttatatatttctgttaGGGATCTTctattaactttaattgttgttttattatttccccccagATTACATGTACAATTTGTAACGGAACAGtctcagaaagtgtaaaaatatagtaaaggttcagaaaagggttaggctttggggggccacaccaaacatccttgagggccgcatttggccccCAGGCTGCACTTTGAGACCGCTGATTTGAAGTGTTTGTAGAGAGGGACAGAAAAATTTAAGTTAGGCTCcagttttttgttagttttgtttttttatttctgttttccttTCACCACCTGAgcactgtatataatacatAACCTCCCAGGCACCATGTCCACCCCACACGGTGTCACTATACTGACAAGACAACATTGTAGAGGGAGATTTTACttgtaatattttgtttatatcaTTAAAAGGTTCCATGTTGTTAGTTCCATTTTGTCAATAAAGCCATCGCTAGTTTGCAGGTACTCCTTTCTGGGGGAtactttaattatttgtttcttgGCATTGTATACAGCTTGTCTTGAGGTTGTGTCAGTCAACACAAACAGTGtgatggttgtgtgttttggggcacaggCATTTGGTGGAGGATTTAAAACAACAGCTTTGATAATATCTGTTGCCTGAAGTATGCTGACCAGCAGTGAATATCCTTTTGACCAGTGCCACATAAGTAGATTTCAACACCTCAAGCACAACGACCACAGTAATAATCAATCTCAGTTATTGGTTAAGTGTTATACATGTGGTAATTCTGGGTTTTAACAAGATGAAGTCACTTCTGATAGAAAAGACCTCATTGTCTGTCTCTGAAGATATAAAAAGGCGTCTCCAACTCAAGTCTTGAGATCGTTTCTTCATTTCGTGTGAGAGGAGGCTCCGGGATGAcctggatttattttgtttgtaataaacttgttacttcttcactGGTGGGTGCTGAGAATGTCTGAAACCTGTACAACATTGTAAGGGATCGTGACACACTATGTTTCTCTATGTTCCTCAAATCTGTATGTAAAGTATATTGATCTCGCTCTCGACCCATTCAGACTTGGTCTTGATCTGGGACTCGGGTCACCTGGTGTCCAGTCAGtattgtcagtcagtcagtcagtgttgtcAGTGTTAATCttgtgatctctctctctctctcagccctgctcagtctgtgtgtgtgcggtcGCTCTCGGGgcgctgggtgtgtgtgtcctgctCCAGTGTGAACGAAGGCGTGGCCGCTCTGTGCTTGTGCTGTGAGCGACCTCGCGCCGCGCCACCCCCTGCTGCCCGGGAGGACACACTGCCACCTGTCACTCTCTCTTGCCAGACCAGTGAGTATGAGTGTGTCAgagagtgttgtgtgtgtctgagagtctGTATTtacccttctctctctcaggcagtGAGTGGTGCTGTCAGAGCTGTACAGTGCTGAATCCCAGCAGCAGTGTCCTGTGTGAGGTGTGTGAGCGCCCCCGCCTGGCCACACGCCCCCCAGCTCTGTCAGGgccacccccccaacccctgAGCTCCCCTCCGCCCGCTGCCATGACAATGCCTGCGCAGgtacactctatctctctcagtgcagtgttaatgtgctgtagtgttcagtcagtgtgtctgtattaaccctctctctcagtgcagtgttaatgtgctgtagtgttcagtgtgtctgtattaaccctctctctctcagtgcagtgttaatgtgctgtagtgttcagtcagtgtgtctgtattaaccctctctctctcagtgcagtgttaatgtgctgtagtgttcagtcagtgtgtctgtattaaccctctctctctcagtgcagtgttaatgtgctgtagtgttcagtcagtcagtgtgtctgtattaaccctctctctctcagtgcagtgttaatgtgctgtagtgttcagtgtgtctgtattaaccctctctctctcagtgcagtgttaatgtgctgtagtgttcagtcagtgtgtctgtattaaccctctctctctcagtgcagtgttaatgtgctgtagtgttcagtcagtgtgtctgtattaaccctctctctctcagtgcagtgttaatgtgctgtagtgttcagtgtgtctgtattaaccctctctctctcagtgcagtgttaatgtgctgtagtgttcagtcagtgtgtctttattaaccctctctctctcagtgcagtgttaatgtgctgtagtgtcaagTATAGATCAtacctctcgctctctctccccccctcccccccttcccTCAGTGGGTGTGTCAGTTCTGCACCTTCGTGAACGCCAGCTCTGGTCCTGTCTGTGAGATGTGCAACCTGGCCCGTCCAGACCACGCCCCCGCGCCTTCCCAGTATCCCGTCACCCCGGCGACCAAGGAGCCCCCGGCTCCCATCACGCCCTCGAAGCCAGCAGCCCCGCCCATCCCCACGCCCAGGAAGAATGCTGACTGGCTGAGGCAGAGCCGGATGAAGGAGGATGGGCTGAAGCTCATCAGGATGATCCGAGTGGGTGGAGCTTCAGTCTGTAACGGTTGCGGTTGTAGATGTTGTGTAGAGTAAAACAGTGCAAAATTACActgatcctctctctctctctctctctcttttcctttttcccGCTCTCCGTCAGGAGGGGGAGAGCCGGGGCTTCAGTCCCGAGGAGGTGTGGGCGGCGGCCAATTGCTCGGAGAGCAGTGAGCcctgtgattggctgagggTGGAGCTGCCGCACATGCTGGAGGAGTTGTGCGAAGCGGCTCGTTTCGATCTGCAGGGGGCAGCGCTGTCCCAGCAGGAGGCCAAAGAGGCCTGGATCAGAGCcggggggcagagagacaggGCCCTGATCCTGGCCCTCAGAGACAGACAGGCCAAGGTAAAGGGGGAGGAGGCAGTCAGTGCGTCAgccagtcagtcactcagtgtgtcactcagtcagtcagtttgtcAGTCACTCAGTGTTAATTTTGTGATCACACTGTATTGAAATTCATTGTCAATTctggtttctctctctctctctctctctcaggtgcgGGAGCTGCAGGCAGTGGGCATGTGGGGGGGGCAGTGTGCCGAGGCCTTGCGGCGCAGCGGGGGCTCTGTGCGGGAGGCGCTCTGTGAGCTGCAgcgccccctgctggagcccttCCATCAGCGCCTGTGGAGCCAGGACTGCGAGCCAGCCATCGATGTCAAGCACACGGACAAACaggtcagagagagagcaagagagggagtgtgtgtgtgagtgagtcacgctgtgtctctgtgtgagtgcgtgtatttctgtgtatattaactctctccctcaccccctcacccccctcttcctccctctgtgTAGCGGGTGCTGCGCAGATTGCTGGCTGTGTTCGAGCTGCCCAGCTGGGGGCGCTGTGAGCTGGCCCTGTCGTTGCTGCAGGAGCCCGGCGCCCCCTACGGGCTGGAGGACGTGGTGCAGGCCGTGCGTGAGTCACATGACCGGGATCTCATCCACCGGCTGCTGGCCAAGGAATGTCCCATCTGCA
It contains:
- the rnf31 gene encoding E3 ubiquitin-protein ligase RNF31 isoform X1, with product MKMPSDLDRLEELRARAETLLASGSAQEVRPAVEEMASLHLPLSDKYRHIAAEAMVRENGGGASDTESMSSLQKLSTALNILEKYGCNLVSPGRPRYWRTVKHNNPVFRATVDSITGGRAVLCLYGYSNQQSDGLSFPEDVKEPDTLKVAAVTLEVMTLRLELDILIKGVHPHPAVFQDVTMASVQQGETLPQAPVVASPDSVLAGGAAGNMVTETDSIPLQYPLTIGPAPIMSPTHVPAQSLRATPPSLPPNSHTVGECSVCGNTPTLSCPPCGSTLFCETCDLVFHRHPGRANHNREPLRNVPDSCTICGIFPVSVHCPSCIQWLCSDCDRLYHSHPARGGHRRSSVASPSPRRLQSCSPAQSVCVRSLSGRWVCVSCSSVNEGVAALCLCCERPRAAPPPAAREDTLPPVTLSCQTSSEWCCQSCTVLNPSSSVLCEVCERPRLATRPPALSGPPPQPLSSPPPAAMTMPAQWVCQFCTFVNASSGPVCEMCNLARPDHAPAPSQYPVTPATKEPPAPITPSKPAAPPIPTPRKNADWLRQSRMKEDGLKLIRMIREGESRGFSPEEVWAAANCSESSEPCDWLRVELPHMLEELCEAARFDLQGAALSQQEAKEAWIRAGGQRDRALILALRDRQAKVRELQAVGMWGGQCAEALRRSGGSVREALCELQRPLLEPFHQRLWSQDCEPAIDVKHTDKQRVLRRLLAVFELPSWGRCELALSLLQEPGAPYGLEDVVQAVRESHDRDLIHRLLAKECPICITPYPQSKMRALTSCQCSVCSSCFQQYFTITVRDRHIREMVCPVCGLPDINEQAQLNSYFSTLDIQLRDCLEPEVYQLFHQKLTEQALIQDPKFLWCTHCSFGFIYDGDQLKVTCLQCRKSFCAKCRKPWEQQHAGLTCEQFQLWKRENDPEYQRQGLAGYLRDNGITCPSCGFQYALSKGGCMHFTCSQCRHQFCSGCNNPFHTSQSQCSVQQCSVTGLHAHHPRDCFFYLRDWDPTRLQILLQNNNVEFNTEPPPGSQAGQCGVMEQKEEGARLLDAPCGAQSQRGQAGLCEKHYREYLVSLINGHALDPAPLYDTQELLVACGRYHLDHARGEAEDDAAYHSRLLRKLMTEVPLGDTVPRKK
- the rnf31 gene encoding E3 ubiquitin-protein ligase RNF31 isoform X2: MKMPSDLDRLEELRARAETLLASGSAQEVRPAVEEMASLHLPLSDKYRHIAAEAMVRENGGGASDTESMSSLQKLSTALNILEKYGCNLVSPGRPRYWRTVKHNNPVFRATVDSITGGRAVLCLYGYSNQQSDGLSFPEDVKEPDTLKVAAVTLEVMTLRLELDILIKGVHPHPAVFQDVTMASVQQGETLPQAPVVASPDSVLAGGAAGNMVTETDSIPLQYPLTIGPAPIMSPTHVPAQSLRATPPSLPPNSHTGECSVCGNTPTLSCPPCGSTLFCETCDLVFHRHPGRANHNREPLRNVPDSCTICGIFPVSVHCPSCIQWLCSDCDRLYHSHPARGGHRRSSVASPSPRRLQSCSPAQSVCVRSLSGRWVCVSCSSVNEGVAALCLCCERPRAAPPPAAREDTLPPVTLSCQTSSEWCCQSCTVLNPSSSVLCEVCERPRLATRPPALSGPPPQPLSSPPPAAMTMPAQWVCQFCTFVNASSGPVCEMCNLARPDHAPAPSQYPVTPATKEPPAPITPSKPAAPPIPTPRKNADWLRQSRMKEDGLKLIRMIREGESRGFSPEEVWAAANCSESSEPCDWLRVELPHMLEELCEAARFDLQGAALSQQEAKEAWIRAGGQRDRALILALRDRQAKVRELQAVGMWGGQCAEALRRSGGSVREALCELQRPLLEPFHQRLWSQDCEPAIDVKHTDKQRVLRRLLAVFELPSWGRCELALSLLQEPGAPYGLEDVVQAVRESHDRDLIHRLLAKECPICITPYPQSKMRALTSCQCSVCSSCFQQYFTITVRDRHIREMVCPVCGLPDINEQAQLNSYFSTLDIQLRDCLEPEVYQLFHQKLTEQALIQDPKFLWCTHCSFGFIYDGDQLKVTCLQCRKSFCAKCRKPWEQQHAGLTCEQFQLWKRENDPEYQRQGLAGYLRDNGITCPSCGFQYALSKGGCMHFTCSQCRHQFCSGCNNPFHTSQSQCSVQQCSVTGLHAHHPRDCFFYLRDWDPTRLQILLQNNNVEFNTEPPPGSQAGQCGVMEQKEEGARLLDAPCGAQSQRGQAGLCEKHYREYLVSLINGHALDPAPLYDTQELLVACGRYHLDHARGEAEDDAAYHSRLLRKLMTEVPLGDTVPRKK